A genomic stretch from Acidobacteriota bacterium includes:
- a CDS encoding zinc dependent phospholipase C family protein — MATLAAALVCAPAPMRAWGLDVHRLIAGRAIALLPVEIRPFYEKHRQMIVEHSIDPDLWRNAGFVEEPPRHFVDMDAYGPHPFTALPHDYDEAVKKFGVEFVTKNGTLPWRTAEMFDKLVKGFETAARPDPGYGPEDVKFFSAVIAHYVADAHVPFHAALNYDGQLTKQWGIHSRFESQLVLRNLPRLTPAPRAMPPVTDPREFIFDTLTDGFPAVEQILAVDRRAVRGRDEYDDGYFAQMYAGTRPILEKQLSAAISGVAAVIAGAWERAGKPALPLEPPRGNRKVRRR; from the coding sequence ATGGCTACCCTGGCGGCGGCGCTCGTGTGCGCACCGGCGCCGATGCGCGCGTGGGGGCTGGACGTGCACCGGCTCATCGCCGGCCGCGCCATCGCGCTCCTGCCCGTTGAGATCCGGCCGTTCTACGAGAAGCACCGGCAGATGATCGTCGAGCACTCGATCGACCCGGACCTGTGGCGCAACGCGGGGTTCGTCGAGGAGCCGCCGCGGCACTTCGTGGACATGGACGCGTACGGCCCGCATCCGTTCACCGCGCTGCCGCACGACTACGACGAGGCGGTGAAGAAATTCGGTGTCGAGTTCGTGACGAAGAACGGAACGCTGCCCTGGCGGACCGCGGAGATGTTCGACAAGCTCGTGAAGGGATTCGAGACCGCCGCGCGCCCCGACCCCGGTTACGGCCCCGAGGACGTGAAGTTCTTCTCGGCGGTGATCGCGCATTACGTGGCCGACGCGCACGTGCCGTTTCACGCCGCGCTCAACTATGACGGCCAGCTCACGAAGCAGTGGGGTATTCATTCGCGCTTCGAATCGCAGCTCGTGCTTCGCAATCTGCCGCGGCTCACGCCTGCGCCACGGGCGATGCCCCCGGTGACAGACCCGCGCGAGTTCATCTTCGATACGCTGACCGACGGGTTCCCCGCGGTCGAGCAGATCCTCGCGGTCGATCGGCGAGCGGTGCGGGGGCGCGACGAGTACGACGACGGGTACTTCGCGCAGATGTACGCCGGCACGCGTCCGATCCTGGAGAAGCAGCTGTCGGCCGCAATCAGCGGCGTGGCGGCCGTCATTGCCGGCGCGTGGGAGCGCGCAGGGAAGCCGGCCCTCCCGCTCGAGCCGCCCAGAGGCAACAGGAAGGTCCGGCGGCGGTAA